One Microbacterium trichothecenolyticum DNA window includes the following coding sequences:
- a CDS encoding beta-glucoside-specific PTS transporter subunit IIABC, with protein MATVNYSTLAGDVLSAVGGEDNVAGVVHCATRLRFTLRDRARADKDAVTALPGVITVVENGGQFQVVVGNNVSKVYAGLPASLTEGDRTPAADGGGQKVGILSRVIDVVSAIFAPILGVLAATGILKGLLIILSTAGVLPATSTTYQVLFATADAFFAFLPMLLAVTTARKFGANVFTAMAVAGALIYTNLVNVTWVVDGERVPMTMLEYLRAGNPVDFLGIPVLLQTYTSSVVPIILAVWLLSYVERLADRFIHEAVRSFITPLISLVIVVPVTLLTIGPAGTWVSALMADLMTGAYQFSPIVLGILMGGLWQVLVIFGVHWGIVPLFINNIANTGFDYMKSAAFPAVLAQAGAALGVTLRLREKKTKALGFSATLAAVFGVTEPAIYGITLPRKRAFLVAGISGAVGGAIVGAGGVKVFSTGAPGLLTLPIGIDPSGDPTNFLWLIVGTIIAFVLSAIGTYFFGFSRADLAKDRAAAAAERAPAEAAPAGASPADASLTVLSPARGEIVALSEVPDKAFASGAMGQGFAVRPADGTFVSPAAGEIVVAQGHAYGIKTADGAELLVHIGIDTVGLDGAPFTPRVAVGDTVAAGAPLVDVDLAAIRAAGLDAITPVVVINSTDFGAFEVPGLGAAAAGAPALVATKEN; from the coding sequence ATGGCCACCGTCAACTACTCGACCCTGGCGGGCGACGTCCTCTCCGCCGTGGGCGGCGAAGACAACGTCGCGGGAGTCGTGCACTGCGCGACCCGCCTGCGCTTCACCCTGCGCGACCGCGCCCGCGCCGACAAGGATGCCGTCACCGCCCTCCCGGGCGTGATCACCGTCGTCGAGAACGGCGGGCAGTTCCAGGTCGTCGTGGGCAACAACGTCTCGAAGGTGTACGCGGGCCTTCCCGCCTCGCTCACCGAGGGGGACCGCACCCCCGCCGCGGACGGGGGCGGTCAGAAAGTCGGCATCCTCTCGCGGGTGATCGACGTCGTCTCGGCGATCTTCGCGCCGATCCTCGGCGTGCTGGCGGCGACGGGCATCCTCAAGGGCCTGCTCATCATCCTCTCGACCGCGGGCGTGCTGCCCGCGACGTCGACGACGTACCAGGTGCTGTTCGCCACCGCCGACGCGTTCTTCGCGTTCCTGCCGATGCTGCTCGCCGTCACCACGGCCCGCAAGTTCGGCGCGAACGTCTTCACCGCGATGGCCGTCGCGGGCGCCCTCATCTACACGAACCTCGTCAACGTCACCTGGGTCGTCGACGGCGAGCGCGTGCCGATGACGATGCTGGAGTACCTGCGGGCCGGAAACCCCGTCGACTTCCTCGGCATCCCGGTGCTGCTGCAGACCTACACCTCGTCGGTCGTGCCCATCATCCTGGCCGTCTGGCTGCTGTCGTACGTCGAGCGCCTGGCCGACCGGTTCATCCACGAGGCGGTGCGCAGCTTCATCACGCCGCTCATCAGCCTCGTGATCGTCGTCCCCGTGACCCTTCTCACCATCGGCCCCGCCGGCACCTGGGTCAGCGCCCTCATGGCCGACCTCATGACCGGTGCCTACCAGTTCTCGCCGATCGTGCTCGGCATCCTGATGGGTGGCCTGTGGCAGGTGCTCGTGATCTTCGGCGTGCACTGGGGCATCGTGCCGCTGTTCATCAACAACATCGCCAACACCGGCTTCGACTACATGAAGTCCGCCGCCTTCCCGGCCGTGCTCGCCCAGGCCGGTGCCGCCCTCGGCGTGACGCTGCGCCTGCGCGAGAAGAAGACCAAGGCCCTCGGCTTCTCGGCGACGCTCGCTGCCGTCTTCGGCGTGACCGAGCCCGCGATCTACGGCATCACCCTCCCGCGCAAGCGCGCGTTCCTCGTCGCGGGCATCTCGGGTGCCGTCGGCGGCGCGATCGTGGGCGCGGGCGGCGTCAAGGTGTTCTCGACCGGGGCACCCGGACTGCTGACCCTGCCGATCGGCATCGACCCCTCGGGCGACCCGACGAACTTCCTCTGGCTGATCGTCGGCACGATCATCGCTTTCGTGCTCTCGGCCATCGGCACCTATTTCTTCGGGTTCAGCCGTGCCGACCTGGCGAAGGACCGCGCCGCCGCCGCGGCGGAGCGCGCCCCCGCCGAGGCGGCACCCGCTGGTGCGTCGCCCGCCGACGCGTCGCTCACCGTCCTCTCCCCCGCGCGCGGCGAGATCGTCGCCCTCTCGGAGGTTCCCGACAAGGCGTTCGCCTCGGGCGCGATGGGGCAGGGCTTCGCCGTGCGACCGGCCGACGGCACGTTCGTCTCGCCCGCGGCCGGCGAGATCGTCGTGGCGCAGGGCCACGCGTACGGCATCAAGACCGCCGACGGCGCCGAGCTGCTCGTGCACATCGGCATCGACACGGTCGGTCTCGACGGCGCTCCGTTCACCCCGCGGGTCGCGGTCGGCGACACCGTGGCGGCCGGGGCGCCCCTGGTCGACGTCGATCTCGCGGCGATCCGCGCGGCGGGACTGGATGCCATCACCCCCGTCGTCGTGATCAACAGCACCGACTTCGGCGCTTTCGAGGTGCCCGGCCTGGGCGCCGCCGCCGCGGGCGCTCCCGCCCTCGTCGCGACCAAGGAGAACTGA
- a CDS encoding glycoside hydrolase family 1 protein, which produces MQYRELPDFPADFFWGGSTSAYQVEGAIDEDGKGPSVIDANNVGRADRTAYAVASDHYHRYAEDIALMAEIGFRAYRFSIAWTRIIPDGDGEINPLGVAHYHAVIDELLARGIEPIVTMYHFDLPQALAEKGGWSNRATADAFVRYAEVLYREYGDKVRWWLTINEQNMMILHGTALGVSTGDAADAKRDLYQQNHHMFLAQSRAMALCHRMLPEAKIGPAPNIAYVYPASSKPDDVVAADDWNAVRNWLYTDLAVHGRYNSLAWAYLVERGWEPTIEPGDLEDLASARPDFVAFNYYATQTVAASTGTSADLAARPGDQQMVRGEVGLYRATQNPNLPTNAFGWEIDPVGFRTTFRALWDRYRLPLLVTENGLGAFDTPEEDGSIQDDYRIDYLQRHLEQMRLAIADGVEVLGYCPWSAIDLVSTHQGAAKRYGFIYVDRGDDDLRTLARTRKKSSYWYADVIATRGRALEPAPTAEA; this is translated from the coding sequence ATGCAGTACCGCGAACTCCCCGACTTCCCCGCCGACTTCTTCTGGGGCGGATCGACCTCGGCCTACCAGGTGGAAGGGGCCATCGACGAGGACGGCAAGGGCCCCTCGGTCATCGACGCGAACAACGTCGGCCGGGCCGACCGTACGGCCTACGCCGTCGCGAGCGACCACTACCACCGCTACGCCGAGGACATCGCCCTGATGGCCGAGATCGGGTTCCGGGCGTACCGCTTCTCGATCGCGTGGACGCGGATCATCCCCGACGGCGACGGCGAGATCAACCCGCTCGGCGTCGCGCACTATCACGCGGTGATCGACGAGCTGCTGGCCCGGGGCATCGAGCCGATCGTGACGATGTACCACTTCGACCTCCCCCAGGCCCTCGCCGAGAAGGGCGGGTGGTCGAACCGGGCGACCGCCGACGCGTTCGTGCGCTACGCGGAGGTGCTCTACCGCGAGTACGGCGACAAGGTGCGCTGGTGGCTCACGATCAACGAGCAGAACATGATGATCCTGCACGGCACCGCCCTCGGGGTGAGCACGGGCGACGCCGCCGACGCGAAGCGCGATCTGTACCAGCAGAACCACCACATGTTCCTCGCCCAGTCCCGGGCGATGGCGCTGTGCCACCGGATGCTGCCCGAGGCGAAGATCGGACCGGCCCCCAACATCGCCTACGTCTACCCGGCCTCCAGCAAGCCGGACGACGTCGTCGCCGCCGACGACTGGAACGCGGTGCGCAACTGGCTCTACACCGATCTCGCCGTGCACGGCCGGTACAACTCGCTCGCCTGGGCGTACCTGGTCGAGCGCGGGTGGGAGCCGACGATCGAACCGGGCGACCTGGAGGACCTGGCATCCGCCCGCCCCGACTTCGTGGCGTTCAACTACTACGCGACCCAGACCGTCGCGGCATCCACGGGCACGTCGGCGGACCTTGCCGCTCGCCCCGGGGATCAGCAGATGGTCCGCGGCGAGGTGGGGCTGTATCGCGCCACGCAGAACCCGAACCTGCCGACCAACGCGTTCGGGTGGGAGATCGACCCGGTCGGCTTCCGGACGACCTTCCGTGCCCTCTGGGACCGCTACCGCCTGCCCCTTCTGGTGACGGAGAACGGCCTCGGCGCGTTCGACACCCCCGAGGAGGACGGCTCGATCCAGGACGACTACCGCATCGACTACCTGCAGCGGCACCTCGAGCAGATGCGCCTGGCGATCGCGGACGGCGTCGAGGTGCTGGGGTACTGCCCCTGGTCGGCGATCGACCTCGTCTCCACCCACCAGGGCGCCGCGAAGCGCTACGGCTTCATCTACGTCGACCGCGGTGACGACGACCTGCGCACGCTCGCGCGCACGCGGAAGAAGTCGTCGTACTGGTACGCCGACGTCATCGCCACGCGCGGTCGCGCGCTCGAGCCGGCACCCACCGCCGAAGCGTGA
- a CDS encoding dipeptide ABC transporter ATP-binding protein — translation MSLLDIDGLAVAYRTPRGDIQAVREVSLSIAAGETVAIVGESGSGKSTTVHAIVRLLPAAARVSAGAVHFEGRDLVAASDRELRAVRGRRIGFVPQDPTVSLNPVVRIGDQVAEVLRVHGLADRRTAAVRAVEALERAGLPDAAVRARQYPHELSGGMRQRVLIAIALVGDPALLIADEPTSALDVTVQRQILDHLDALKRERGSSLLLITHDLGVAADRADRIVVMTDGRIVEQGTPSEVLGSPRHPYTRRLIAAAPSLNVDRARDAVAPGTGPALRGGLVTDAETPPSTEDRAPGSTSSRATAAPSRPTETASPVLEVDDLVKEFVLPGGRAVQRAVDGVSFRLDRGRTLALVGESGSGKTTTARLALRLTEPTAGRVRIDGVDVTGLTGRPLRELRRRVQLVQQNPYAALNPRWSIETIVTDPLRAFGVGSRAERRARAAELLDLVALPAAALRRRPADLSGGQRQRVAIARALAIDPDLLVLDEPVSALDVSIQHQILTLLADIQRERGLSYLFISHDLAVVRQIAHTVGVMRRGRLVELGDADRVFDTPSSEYTRALLDAIPGRALSAPEPVLTLSLQGAP, via the coding sequence ATGAGCCTCCTCGACATCGACGGCCTCGCCGTCGCCTACCGCACACCCCGCGGCGACATCCAGGCGGTGCGCGAGGTCAGCCTGTCCATCGCCGCGGGTGAGACGGTCGCGATCGTGGGAGAGTCCGGCTCGGGCAAGTCCACGACCGTGCACGCGATCGTCCGGCTGCTGCCCGCCGCGGCGCGGGTCAGCGCGGGAGCGGTGCACTTCGAGGGTCGCGATCTCGTCGCGGCATCCGACCGCGAGCTCCGCGCCGTACGTGGTCGCCGGATCGGCTTCGTGCCGCAGGACCCGACGGTGAGCCTCAACCCGGTCGTGCGCATCGGCGATCAGGTCGCCGAGGTGCTGCGTGTGCACGGCCTCGCCGACCGGCGCACGGCAGCGGTCCGCGCGGTCGAGGCCCTCGAGCGCGCCGGGCTCCCCGACGCCGCCGTCCGGGCTCGCCAGTACCCCCACGAGCTGTCGGGCGGGATGCGGCAGCGCGTGCTCATCGCGATCGCCCTCGTCGGCGACCCCGCGCTCCTCATCGCCGACGAGCCCACGAGTGCCCTCGACGTCACGGTGCAACGGCAGATCCTCGACCACCTCGACGCCCTCAAACGCGAGCGCGGGTCGAGCCTGCTGCTCATCACGCACGACCTCGGCGTCGCCGCCGATCGCGCCGACCGCATCGTCGTCATGACCGACGGGCGCATCGTCGAGCAGGGCACACCCTCCGAGGTGCTCGGCTCTCCCCGGCATCCGTACACGCGCCGGCTGATCGCGGCAGCTCCCAGCCTGAACGTCGACAGGGCGCGGGATGCCGTTGCCCCGGGCACCGGTCCCGCGCTCCGCGGGGGCCTGGTGACGGATGCCGAGACCCCGCCCTCCACCGAGGACCGGGCCCCGGGGTCCACCTCCTCCCGCGCGACGGCGGCACCGTCGCGACCGACGGAGACGGCATCCCCCGTGCTCGAGGTCGACGACCTGGTCAAGGAGTTCGTGCTCCCGGGCGGTCGCGCGGTGCAGCGCGCGGTCGACGGCGTGAGCTTCCGCCTCGACCGGGGTCGCACGCTCGCTCTCGTCGGCGAGTCGGGGTCGGGCAAGACGACGACCGCGCGGCTGGCGCTGCGCCTGACCGAACCGACCGCCGGGCGCGTGCGCATCGACGGCGTCGACGTCACCGGTCTCACCGGCCGGCCGCTGCGCGAGCTCCGCCGCCGCGTGCAGCTGGTGCAGCAGAACCCGTACGCGGCGCTGAACCCGCGGTGGAGCATCGAGACGATCGTCACCGACCCGCTCCGGGCCTTCGGCGTCGGCTCCCGCGCCGAGCGACGGGCCCGTGCCGCCGAGCTGCTCGACCTCGTCGCGCTCCCGGCCGCGGCCCTGCGGCGGCGGCCGGCCGATCTGTCGGGCGGGCAGCGGCAGCGCGTCGCGATCGCCCGCGCCCTCGCGATCGACCCCGATCTGCTCGTGCTCGACGAGCCCGTCTCGGCGCTCGACGTGTCGATCCAGCACCAGATCCTCACCCTGCTCGCCGACATCCAGCGCGAGAGGGGCCTCAGCTATCTCTTCATCTCGCACGACCTCGCCGTGGTGCGGCAGATCGCCCACACCGTCGGCGTGATGCGCCGGGGCCGGCTCGTCGAGCTCGGCGACGCCGACCGCGTCTTCGACACCCCGTCGAGCGAGTACACCCGCGCGCTGCTGGATGCCATTCCGGGCCGTGCCCTCTCCGCACCCGAACCCGTCCTGACCCTGTCCCTGCAAGGAGCACCATGA
- a CDS encoding ABC transporter permease has product MSETVALVPDRREQSFDAFAATAVDRFDDAVVARGSGSTASPSRRIPAALRRPLVAASILWLAVVVIAALWPALLAPGDPLGGTPADNLQAPSPAHLFGTDQLGRDLYTRVVHGTALTVSAAAIAVAVGVVVGSLIGLVSGFVGGRTDAVLMRVADVLLAIPGLLLSLAIITALGFGTVNVAIAVGIASVASVARVLRSEVLRVRTAPYVEAARASGNGWIAVLLRHVLPNSIAPVAVLAVLEFGTAILAVSALSFLGYGAPPPAPEWGALVSGGRDYLRTAWWLTALPGLAIAVTVLAANRLSRGLDSEGRARR; this is encoded by the coding sequence ATGTCCGAGACCGTCGCCCTCGTCCCCGACCGTCGGGAGCAGTCCTTCGACGCGTTCGCCGCCACCGCGGTCGACCGCTTCGACGACGCCGTCGTCGCCCGCGGCTCCGGGTCCACGGCATCCCCGAGTCGTCGAATCCCCGCCGCGTTGCGCCGACCGCTGGTCGCCGCGTCGATCCTGTGGCTGGCGGTCGTCGTGATCGCGGCCCTGTGGCCGGCGCTGCTCGCCCCCGGCGACCCGCTCGGCGGCACCCCCGCCGACAATCTGCAGGCGCCGTCGCCGGCGCACCTGTTCGGCACCGACCAGCTCGGGCGCGACCTCTACACCCGTGTGGTGCACGGCACGGCCCTCACCGTGTCGGCGGCGGCCATCGCGGTCGCCGTGGGCGTGGTCGTCGGCTCGCTGATCGGGCTCGTCAGCGGCTTCGTCGGTGGGCGGACGGATGCCGTGCTCATGCGCGTCGCCGACGTGCTGCTCGCGATTCCCGGCCTCCTGCTCTCGCTCGCGATCATTACGGCGCTCGGGTTCGGCACCGTCAACGTCGCGATCGCGGTGGGCATCGCGAGCGTGGCCTCGGTGGCGCGCGTGCTGCGATCCGAGGTGTTGCGGGTGCGCACGGCGCCGTACGTCGAGGCCGCCCGCGCCTCGGGCAACGGTTGGATCGCGGTGCTGCTGCGACACGTGCTGCCCAACTCCATCGCGCCGGTCGCCGTGCTGGCGGTGCTCGAGTTCGGCACGGCGATCCTCGCCGTCTCGGCCCTGAGCTTCCTCGGCTACGGCGCACCGCCCCCGGCGCCGGAGTGGGGTGCGCTCGTCTCGGGCGGTCGCGACTACCTCCGCACCGCCTGGTGGCTGACGGCGCTGCCCGGTCTCGCCATCGCCGTCACGGTGCTGGCCGCAAATCGCCTCTCGCGGGGCCTCGACAGCGAAGGGCGGGCACGCCGATGA
- a CDS encoding ABC transporter permease: MSALSPARGVLARYVATRLAQALLVLWAAYTLSFLVLYALPSDPVALLAGGDATDISPEQLDALRQRYGLDQPLWVQYLLHLRGILSGDLGASISTGRPVVEVIGEAIPPTAQLAGLALIVAVLLGAGIAIAATLTRSHRLSAFLLALPPLGVAVPSFWLGLVLIQWFSFQIPLFPAMGDKGFTALVLPAITLAVPTSAAIAQLLSKSLTTALGEPYIDTAWAKGAGRVRVHLGHALRNAALPALTVTGLVVGQLLSGTVVTETVFSRPGIGRVTALAVQQQDVPVVQGIVLFAAAVFVLTTLAVDLLYPLLDPRIVLSSASPRRVRRRPADATAPAPLETAAL, from the coding sequence ATGAGCGCCCTCTCCCCGGCCCGCGGCGTGCTCGCGAGGTACGTCGCCACGCGCCTCGCTCAAGCGCTGCTCGTGCTGTGGGCGGCCTACACGCTGTCGTTCCTGGTGCTGTACGCGCTGCCGAGCGACCCCGTGGCGCTGCTGGCCGGAGGAGATGCGACCGACATCTCGCCGGAGCAGCTCGACGCCCTGCGCCAGCGCTACGGTCTGGACCAGCCGTTGTGGGTGCAGTACCTGCTGCACCTGCGCGGCATCCTGTCGGGCGACCTCGGTGCATCGATCTCGACCGGGCGTCCGGTGGTCGAGGTCATCGGCGAGGCCATCCCCCCGACGGCGCAGCTCGCGGGCCTCGCGCTCATCGTCGCCGTGCTGCTCGGCGCCGGAATCGCGATCGCGGCGACGCTGACGCGCTCGCATCGTCTGTCAGCGTTCCTGCTCGCCCTCCCGCCGTTGGGCGTGGCCGTGCCCTCGTTCTGGCTCGGGCTGGTGCTGATCCAGTGGTTCTCGTTCCAGATTCCGCTCTTCCCCGCGATGGGGGATAAGGGATTCACCGCGCTCGTGCTGCCCGCGATCACCCTCGCCGTCCCCACGAGCGCGGCCATCGCCCAGTTGCTCTCGAAGAGCCTGACGACCGCGCTCGGCGAGCCGTACATCGACACCGCCTGGGCCAAGGGCGCGGGCCGTGTGCGCGTGCACCTCGGTCACGCGCTGCGCAACGCCGCCCTGCCCGCCCTCACCGTGACGGGCCTGGTCGTGGGCCAACTGCTCTCGGGCACGGTGGTGACCGAGACGGTGTTCTCCCGTCCCGGCATCGGGCGCGTGACCGCCCTCGCGGTGCAGCAGCAGGACGTGCCGGTCGTGCAGGGCATCGTGCTGTTCGCCGCCGCCGTCTTCGTCCTGACCACCCTCGCGGTCGACCTGCTCTACCCGCTGCTGGACCCCCGCATCGTGCTGAGCAGCGCGTCACCGCGGCGGGTGCGGCGTCGCCCCGCGGACGCCACGGCCCCCGCGCCCCTCGAGACAGCGGCCCTGTGA
- a CDS encoding PRD domain-containing protein, translating into MEIIRVLNNNAAIVRGDDDVEIVVLGKGIAHGRKRGERLDDAAVIDQVFRPDSRHPVERIAAYLSDIPLDVVRCAALVAERAHDRLGIRVSQALILPLADHLAFAIDRVRRGIEMDYPLRWEVSQLYPREVAVGREAVDLAAARLGVVLPADEAISFALHFVNAAFASEGMAPTIHMTERIGRVLEVVSQSMGVTLDAESMNVARFVTHLRYLFVRLDADALFDDPSAELLGGIRASHPAAYACAQRVRYLLEMGGARLTEDEVLYLALHVARVTTRAETRTD; encoded by the coding sequence ATGGAGATCATCCGGGTTCTGAACAACAACGCCGCCATCGTGCGCGGCGACGACGACGTCGAGATCGTCGTGCTCGGCAAGGGCATCGCCCATGGGAGGAAGCGCGGCGAGCGCCTCGACGACGCCGCCGTCATCGACCAGGTCTTCCGGCCCGACTCCCGGCATCCGGTCGAGAGGATCGCCGCCTACCTGTCGGACATCCCCCTCGACGTCGTTCGGTGTGCCGCCCTCGTCGCCGAGCGTGCCCACGACAGGCTGGGGATCCGCGTGTCGCAGGCGCTCATCCTCCCCCTCGCCGATCACCTGGCCTTCGCGATCGACCGCGTCCGGCGCGGGATCGAGATGGACTACCCCCTGCGCTGGGAGGTGTCGCAGCTGTACCCCCGCGAGGTGGCGGTCGGGCGCGAGGCGGTGGATCTCGCCGCCGCGCGCCTGGGTGTCGTGCTCCCGGCCGACGAGGCGATCTCGTTCGCGCTGCATTTCGTCAACGCCGCGTTCGCCTCGGAGGGCATGGCCCCCACCATCCACATGACCGAGCGCATCGGCCGGGTGCTGGAGGTGGTGTCGCAGTCGATGGGGGTGACCCTGGATGCCGAGTCGATGAACGTCGCGCGCTTCGTCACGCACCTGCGCTACCTCTTCGTGCGCCTGGACGCCGACGCCTTGTTCGACGACCCTTCCGCCGAGCTGCTCGGCGGCATCCGCGCCTCGCATCCCGCCGCGTACGCCTGCGCGCAGCGCGTGCGCTACCTGCTCGAGATGGGCGGGGCGCGCCTCACCGAGGACGAGGTGCTCTACCTGGCGCTGCACGTGGCGCGGGTCACCACGCGCGCCGAGACGCGCACCGACTGA
- a CDS encoding GNAT family N-acetyltransferase, protein MTSPATLDIPHADATVLDNAAWHSLAGPHASFAIGGDLVRRYPADVAPFVAVRTWDDPGVWDALRDLVGPGAEVGLSGYDGEIPAGWEHVGGGEGVQLVETPALRTRPDHEAIELDADDAADMIAIVERNQPGPFRPRTYELGRYIGIRRQGRLVAMAGERLHPTGWTEISAVAVDADHRRQGLASRLVLDVAFHIQQRGDRALLHAAAANVNAIAAYEKLGFALRRRNRFAAVRTPA, encoded by the coding sequence GTGACCTCCCCCGCGACCCTCGACATCCCGCACGCCGACGCCACCGTCCTCGACAACGCCGCCTGGCACTCACTCGCCGGACCCCACGCGTCGTTCGCGATCGGTGGCGACCTCGTGCGGCGGTACCCGGCCGACGTCGCCCCGTTCGTCGCGGTGCGCACGTGGGACGACCCCGGGGTGTGGGACGCCCTTCGCGACCTCGTCGGGCCCGGCGCCGAGGTCGGCCTGTCGGGTTACGACGGCGAGATCCCGGCAGGATGGGAGCACGTCGGCGGGGGCGAGGGCGTGCAGCTCGTCGAGACTCCGGCTCTGCGAACGCGACCCGACCACGAGGCGATCGAGCTGGATGCCGATGACGCGGCCGACATGATCGCGATCGTCGAGCGCAATCAGCCCGGCCCGTTCCGGCCCCGCACCTACGAGCTCGGCCGGTATATCGGCATCCGTCGACAGGGGCGGCTCGTCGCGATGGCCGGAGAGCGTCTGCACCCCACCGGCTGGACCGAGATCAGCGCCGTCGCCGTGGACGCCGACCACCGGCGCCAGGGCCTGGCCTCGCGCCTCGTGCTCGACGTCGCCTTCCACATCCAGCAGCGCGGCGACCGGGCTCTGCTGCACGCGGCGGCGGCGAACGTCAACGCGATCGCGGCGTACGAGAAGCTGGGGTTCGCGCTGCGACGCCGCAACCGTTTCGCGGCGGTACGCACGCCGGCGTGA